From a region of the Sphingopyxis sp. YR583 genome:
- a CDS encoding aspartyl protease family protein — MTNASMRSVLLALLAAPALLGATPAPTDPAPAPAATPPPPGETALPPITVVPFIQPFDLDASRRMSVQVMVGGKGPFSFLVDTGAERTVIARELAERLALVEGAKLKLATIGGSSIVPSYRIAALQMSNLHLASVEAPAFFGRHIGAAGLIGVDMLEERRILIDFRKESMSILETRKRARPIIRDDDAIVVTARNMAGRLILSDARLGGKRVDVIVDTGAQTSVGNIALQKLVAAQRQNRQPFTPTVLDAVTGEEVPAMRTAIKRIVISGMDVNDLPVSFADSQAFRALGLDDRPALLLGMDSLSLFDRVEIDFPNKRVVFDLPDEASRMPPMRFAANLAPRG; from the coding sequence ATGACCAATGCTTCCATGCGGTCCGTCCTTTTGGCGCTGCTCGCCGCGCCCGCGCTGCTCGGTGCGACACCGGCCCCCACCGATCCCGCACCCGCTCCCGCCGCGACACCCCCGCCGCCGGGCGAGACCGCGCTCCCGCCGATCACCGTCGTTCCGTTCATCCAGCCATTCGACCTCGACGCATCGCGGCGCATGTCGGTGCAGGTGATGGTCGGGGGGAAAGGCCCCTTTTCCTTCCTCGTCGACACCGGCGCCGAACGGACGGTGATCGCCCGCGAACTCGCCGAACGGCTGGCGCTCGTCGAAGGCGCGAAGCTGAAGCTCGCGACGATCGGCGGCTCGTCGATCGTGCCGAGCTATCGCATCGCGGCGCTGCAGATGTCGAACCTGCACCTCGCCTCGGTCGAGGCGCCGGCCTTTTTCGGGCGGCACATCGGCGCGGCGGGGCTGATCGGCGTCGACATGCTCGAGGAACGCCGGATTCTTATCGATTTCCGCAAGGAAAGCATGTCGATCCTCGAAACGCGCAAACGCGCCCGCCCGATCATCCGCGACGACGACGCGATCGTCGTCACCGCGCGCAACATGGCGGGCAGGCTGATCTTGTCCGACGCGCGGCTGGGCGGAAAGCGCGTCGACGTCATCGTCGATACCGGCGCGCAGACGAGCGTCGGCAATATCGCGTTGCAGAAACTCGTCGCCGCGCAGCGCCAGAACCGCCAGCCCTTCACCCCCACCGTGCTGGACGCCGTCACGGGCGAAGAGGTGCCGGCGATGCGGACCGCGATCAAGCGCATCGTCATCAGCGGGATGGACGTCAACGACCTGCCCGTCAGCTTTGCCGATAGCCAGGCCTTTCGCGCGCTGGGGCTCGACGACCGGCCCGCGCTGTTGCTCGGCATGGACAGCCTGTCATTGTTCGACCGCGTCGAGATCGACTTCCCGAACAAGCGCGTCGTCTTTGACCTGCCCGACGAAGCGAGCCGGATGCCGCCGATGCGCTTCGCCGCAAATCTGGCGCCGCGCGGCTAG
- the pdeM gene encoding ligase-associated DNA damage response endonuclease PdeM, translating into MSAAATFDFAGQSFHMLADRALFWPRHGALIVADLHLEKASWYAALGQPLPPYDSHDTLDRLAALAAATAARAIWCLGDSFHDRDAAERIVPAVADRLFGQAASAKLLWIAGNHDGLTGGAWGGEVADELVVDGIVLRHQSAPHETRPEISGHFHPKLRLNIRGRHVSRPCFAGDGRRLILPAFGALTGGLAADDPVIAANFAGPYEAMLVARGRHLRFPCPGRPADDATASRAVVARRG; encoded by the coding sequence ATGTCCGCCGCCGCGACTTTCGATTTTGCGGGCCAGTCGTTCCACATGCTGGCCGACCGGGCGCTGTTCTGGCCGCGCCACGGGGCCCTGATCGTCGCCGACCTGCACCTCGAAAAAGCGAGCTGGTATGCCGCGCTCGGCCAGCCGCTGCCGCCCTATGACAGCCACGACACGCTCGACCGGCTCGCCGCGCTCGCCGCGGCCACCGCCGCGCGCGCGATCTGGTGCCTCGGCGACAGTTTTCACGATCGCGACGCCGCTGAGCGTATCGTCCCGGCAGTCGCCGACCGCCTGTTCGGACAGGCGGCATCGGCGAAGCTGCTGTGGATCGCGGGCAACCACGACGGGCTGACCGGCGGCGCGTGGGGCGGAGAGGTCGCCGACGAACTGGTCGTCGACGGAATCGTGTTACGCCACCAAAGCGCCCCGCACGAGACACGCCCGGAGATTTCGGGCCATTTCCACCCCAAGCTGCGGCTGAATATCCGCGGCCGCCATGTCTCGCGCCCCTGCTTTGCCGGCGACGGTCGGCGATTGATTCTGCCCGCTTTCGGAGCGCTGACGGGCGGCCTTGCGGCTGACGATCCGGTCATCGCGGCAAATTTTGCCGGTCCGTATGAGGCGATGTTGGTCGCGCGCGGACGTCACCTTCGCTTTCCCTGCCCCGGCCGACCGGCCGATGACGCTACGGCAAGCCGCGCCGTTGTCGCTCGCCGGGGCTAA